The Calypte anna isolate BGI_N300 chromosome 9, bCalAnn1_v1.p, whole genome shotgun sequence sequence TCAGACATTTTATATACATAACTGCTTCCACTACTCAATCCCTTCTATTTATGCCCTGAAGCATGAGATTTGATTATGTTTGTCACTTCAGCTTTCATAGGCTGCTAGTGGGCATTAAATCAGCCATCACTTCCCACCTGCgcactgcattttcttcagtgacCCCTTCGTGGCAGTGAACCCCAGAAGCTGTCTGCATTATCAGCTGCATAAAACATTACCGTCTGCCGCTTATTAATTGCTTGGCTCTAAATAAATTGCTATCTTTAATTTCATGGAATGTCACCTTCTAATCAGATGGCTGGAGAGGTTAACAAGCAAGGACTGCTCTGTTTTCTATGCCTCCTTCACTCCGTATCCCTATTTCACAAGGTCCAATGAGTGGCACTTCTGACAGTGGTGGTGaatccttccccagcctcccaACAGAGGGCAAGCGAGGCCTTTGGCAATGTACCCAcgatgctgctgctcttgcagaAACAACTCGTGGGAAACAGGTTTGTGTTTCCCTGCTACTAAGGTACATTCCAGCGCATTCGGCTTCATGTTTGGGGTGCTTTAATCATTTACAAAAGGAATAAAGTGATTCCATCAAAATTGCCCTAAGCAGCTTATAGTAAAGCAAGTTCTTGGCTCTCACAAAATCAGGCTTCAGCTGGAGTCACCACCACAGGAGATCCTGTGTGCTGTCACACTTGACAGGAGTCATGGGTGCTGCCAAAAACCACTGAAGACCAGGAGCTGTATGCACAAAGAAGTTCTTATAGGGGTGCTCCAGAGGGGAGCATAAATTGATCTTGTTGCTGGCTTGAGGTGGGGAATGAGAGTACCCTGAGAGCAGGCTCAGTGGGCTCTGCCCTGCTACTTGGCTTCCTGATTGATGGAATGGAGAAAGGGATAGGTTTTTTTCTACAGACGTATTTGGGATGGCCCCACTGACATACCCTTGTCTTCAAAAGTTGTTTCTCCCAGTCTGCCCCAGGTGTTTCTCCAGACCTGTGTTCTTATTCTTACAAAACTTAACGAGGGCAGTTAATGCAGTCGGGCAAAtgtttccagaaggaaaaacgAGCCATTTCTGTAGAATTCATCACCTTAGGACCTGAGTCTTGCACTTGTTCTGCTGTGACCCTCTGGCTGCCTCACATCCTCTGGCTTATACTTCCTGCTGGCTTTAAGAAGTAATGGTAAATTGCCCTaggaaaacccagaaaatatGTGAATCCAGATGTATTTGTGGAGGAACTTGTTGTGAGTAAACCTTAAGAGGGAGAAATGGGAGCATTGCAGTGGAGATAATTGCTTGGTTATCATCTGGAAGCAAGAGACAAAGGGAACATGGTGAGGCATACGACTGGACTTTCACCTTTACACAGCAAGAGCTGAATAATAAAGTCATAAACTATGTCTGaggcaaaacagaacaaaaccaaaagagtTAACAGGGGATCAGTCAGGGCTGCCAAGAAGGTTGCACGCGAAAGGTGggaaaataatagaaatgcTCATTAGTCTGCTTTTTATCATCTGAAGAGTCTGAATTATGGGCTAAGGGCTTTTGCACATGGTGGAAGAGGATGGGACCTGGGAGAGATGCTGCCTCTCTTTGGGTCACTACATGGCACAAGTCTGGCTGTTGCCTTTCATGCTCAAAAGCACCTTACAGCAGGGACCTCAGAATTGCTGGAAGAAAATTGTGTTCTACTCCCTATAGCAGGGCTTGGACAGAGTATTTCAGCCTGGGACAATTTCAGCTGCTCACAATATTTAGCAGATGCAGAACAACGAACTGTGGGGGTCCAGCCCCAAATGATAGAAAAATCCTCTCTTTCTTGGCAGAATTTTACTTTGTCTCTCTTGGCAGTTTTATGAAATTACTATAGACAGATGTTTCTAAACTGGGATAAAGTCTACAGCTGTCCTGGAGCCATTGCTGTAGGTGTGCATCAGGATCTGGGTTCTGGGAAGTTGAGCAGGAATCCTCCAAAATGGCACCCCACTTTCCCAAGGGCTAATCCTGtttgtgctgctgccttctgtgtGTCCTTGCAGGACAGCAGTGACTTCCCTCACAGGACTCAGAACAGGTCACCAAAGCATCTTTATGGGCAAAAAGACATGGGCTAGAGAAACACGAGTCAAAGGCAACTACATTTATTGTATCTCACTAGTGTTACAACATGTAAGGACAACAGATTTCTGAAGTAACATTCCTACCTGATGGAATTAATTTGTCAAATCTACTGAATTCACACCAAAATCATGTTACAGTGCATGTAGAAAGGAATGAAACACATATTTTGGGAAAATGTTAATGCAGCTGTGGTAGAAGATAGTCCTGTTCACAGGGTCACAGTGAGTCCTAATTAGAGCAGGTGTTAAGAATCCACACGAAGGAGGCTGGTTGATGAAGTGAGATGAAAAAATAGTGCATGCAGAAAAGAGAACCACTGTACATGTCATTGCCTTATTCTCTCTCACTTGTGTATATCAAATTTAGGAAATCAATACCTATCTGTAAGGCATGAAATCAACTTAGCAAAGAGCTTACCTGCAATACTTTGCTGTTTTTCCATAACCTGTAACCAGCAGAAGCCCTGGCAGACTGCACAGAGCTGTGAGCAGtcaacagaaaaggaaaggaggagccCCAAGGTCAAGGAGAAGCCACAGGGCAGGTACAGCAGGGTGGAAACCTGAGAGACCCaggtcccagctgtgtccctggctctgcctgtTCCTGGGAAATGAAGCAATGAGACTGAGATGCCCAAATACACAAAAATGCTCCTTAGAAGTTAGTGAAAATCTAGAGAAAGCTAAAGGGCTGTTGGCACTGAAGGATCAAATGTTGGGCCTCAGCTGGAACTTACACCTAAGCAAAGAGCTTTGGTAAGCCACCAACATCCATCAGGAAAGCAGTCACACTGCTGTCATACCTGACCCTATTCCCCCCCAGCAAGCTCCTACTGCACAGGGTGTAAGTAAGCATTAAGAGACAACCTTAATAACTCAGCTCACCTGCAACATCTTTAGACTTCAGGCTCTGATTgtgattttgaaagaaaaaaaaaaatgtcctgtgCACATTCTGGGAGGTTTCTTGCTAATGAATAAACAATCAAACCAAACTAGATCTGCATCCTTGGTATGGTAATGAGCTAATGAGGACTGTATATTGCAGTCATGAAATCAAAGTCAGAAACAAATCAATGGTGAATTGACAATTAAATATCAATAACTGATCAAAACATCTGATAGTATATCAGGAGGATTTTAATAATGAAGCAATGCAGCATTTGACTGGTTACAAAACACTAATCTTGCCCAGGAGTCTCCTCAACTACAGcttccaggagaaaaagaacaggaaaaatcaATGGTCTGAGATACGCAATTACACCTGTGTTGTTAGCAGGTGAACCCAGGCTATTTCTCCTCTGCTAAACAAAAACTAAACCTTCCCAGCAAGAGATAGTCCTCTTCCCTCAGAAAGAGCATAGAAAACAGCAACAAGACACTGGCAGGTGTTCCTGAATATTAGTGGGGACTGACTGCATAGTCTGGGAAGGATTTGTTTTAGGATTTTGGCCCTAGTGATGTCTTTGCTCAGTTCCTCCACCTGACACCTGTGGTGTCAGGGCATCTCTCATCCCTTGGGGAAGCTGAGGCAGCATTGGCCTctctggagaggagcagggatgcaggCATTGGACCAGccctgagcacagctctgcctctgcagcaggtttgccctccctctccttccttgcttAGAGCAGGGGAGCAGAGTCACAGCCCAGGAACCACATCCACAACATCCCCAGAGcttccctcctccagcacagTGTATCAGCTCCAGCACTTCTGCCCCAAAAGCTCCACAGCAAGTACAGGCTTTGGACGTGACTATGAaaagtatttataaaaaaaaaaagctctggatACAATTCCTGCAATAACAAGTGGACATTCCTATCACcttcagatcacagaatcacagaatggctagggatggaagggacctaaaagatcatctagttccaactcctctgcataggcagggacacgTCTCTTTGAGCACCGTTGGTATTATCTGTGAATTCATCACACCAGTCATCACTCTTGTACTCCAAGTCTCTCAGGACTTTGTAAAAATGCCTCTGTCACCTTTCCTACTGTGTTACATCTGTTCAGCATAACTCATCTGTTGGCAATaagttgcttttggtttggcTAATATAAATGTCTGCCAACCAAAGCAGCAAGAACTCTGCAGGCACAAAGCCTCCCACAcctgggcagcagtgctgccacAGGGGCTCTTGCTGAGATGGTTGCATTATGGTCTGAGCTCTAGGAAGATGTTTGAGCCCATAGCAAAGCCATATGGAACTGCTGTTGATCTGTCTATCCCAGGGCCTGAGTATTATTTGATTAGGAGCCATGCCAGAATTGGGTTATGTTTTACCATTGCTGGTCAGCACTAGATGCTGCTTCCAGAATAATCTGTGACAGGACTCAGCCCCTCAATTTCCACCACAGGGGCTATCAGAGGTACCTTTTGGGACACTGTCCGCTTCATCCAAGCcattcccctctccctctggcCTTCATAAGGATTCACTTCATATTGCctggggggaaggaaaggagttTCTCCATCCAGCTTCTTGCCAAGCACTCAGTGGAGGAAGCTTAACTCTGCTGGAGCATGAAATTCCACTGCTGTTTCTCCACTCCCCATGAACaggtatttttctgtgcttcaagACTTTTCTTAACCCCTGGTGCCCATGACCATACGATGTGTTTCCCATTTACTGATTTGGGCAGCTCCTACACATGCTGAGAAAACGGTGTCtcagtttctcttcctttcaaagGCATAGAAGGGCTGTCAGCACTTTCTCATCCATACCTAGGGAATGTATTAACCCACAATAGGAATTTCCACCAGTCCTAGTCAAGATATGACTGATACTTTAGCCTCATCCAGCCTATGACAGCCCACATTGCAGCAGGGGACAATAGTCCTGAActggatttaaatattttttgatagAAAGAGACAATAGATGTTAGTATTGTTTATCCTAGTTTCTAGCTCATATAGACATAGTGTCATGCACAAGGTCAGATCTTGGATCTTCACTCACTTCATCTATGGACAAAATTTTTACGAAGCAGGAAGAAGCTGGCAACTTCCAGGTCCCATTGAGTCTAGAGCACccaaaatgcacattttaagTCTAGTGAGAAAGACTGTATTTTGCAGGGAAGAATGCATCTGAATTTGCAGTGTTTCCTCAGTGTGGAGGTTTATAGGCTAAAGAGAAGGCTGGGCATTTAGCAGACATTTAGCACAGTGTTTCATCTTCTGCTGAACTCTCCAGCTGCCTTTAAGAGGAGCAGACCCCCATGCTGGGTGCACAGAGTCCAGATGCTGGCCAGATGACCATGCCTGCTCTTTGcctgtgttttctcctttgtATGTTCTGTTGACATGTTGCCAGACATGGAACAGGTCCATCTGGGAATTCATGCTGAACACTGGGGTCTGATCCAGGAGCAGCtgatttttcccatttcatCCTCATTATTTCAATTGATGCTTATTCAGGCACTCTGAGCCCTCAAGAGAACAGGAATCCCTAAAGCAAGAACTtctcaaatattatttttttgaaggaaGGGGTTTTTTAAGCTCTTGTAATAGAATATATCCTTGAAATGGATCTTTCCATCTGTGTCACAACCACAGGAGCCTGGGTCTCTGTGTAATCCACTACAAATAAAAGTAGAGCTCTTTCAGGAGTGCTTACCTCCTCCTCACACTCTTGTGTCCACTGCATACATTTTGGCAGTAGCTGTTTGTGAGGATGGCAAGTGAACATTTGTTACAATTGTCCCAGGTGAGTAATAGCCTTTCCTCAAGGAGTAAGCAGAGTGGAGTCTTCCAGAGCTGGTCTCTGTGAGgcacagggagagaaagaggatCTGCTAATGAGTGTTTGGTGACTTTCAGCTGCAAAGTctcaaaatgcagagaaagcagcattCCTGGGTATGACATAATAATACATATGTCATGTTTACACCTCAGCTCCCACCTGAAGGCTTTGGTGTGCTTCCTAGAGCTACTGAAATAGCACTattcccattttacagatgagGGTATTGCTACTGGGGATGAGCAACCATCCTGAAATATGTCCCTGAAGGACTTTCCCCACCCCGTGTGCCTGTAGCCCCACCCCCTGAGCCATGGCTCTGAACTGCATTAATCCCTGTCATGATTCCTCACCTCTGAAAAGGTACATGCAGCAGGTGAGCAGGGCCCCAGATAAGAAACAGCCAAGTGACCCCGCCATGCCGAGCCAGCAGGACCAGCCAAACTTGTACTGGATGCCCAGAAACACGTTGTGGAAGACCAGGGAGGAGCGCTCCATGTAGACATCAACAGCGTACCACACCGAGCCAGTGATGCCTGGGAGACCTGTGGGACAGGAGGCCACACAGATGGACTACGAGGAGATCACAGACATAAAATCTGGAGCTATAACCTGCTGACTGCTGGGTCAGAATTCAGAATGGAAAGACCTTCCTCAGATGGTGGGTTTGTTCAGTCTCAGCCAGGTGACTTAGGTGGATAGACCCTGGTTCCTGCTGCTATCAGCTGGAGCACTGTCAGGCAGAGGCTGTGCCTCATGGCTTGGCACTCACAGGCACCATCGGCCCTGACTGGCAGCACTCAGGTTTCTGCAGTAAAAGCCAGAAAGCTCCTCCCTTCTCAGCTCATTTATCACCTTATTGTAAAGTTGCTTCAATAATTTAATTGTGTAATCTGTTTTGACTTGAAGAACATTGACAGCGTTTTTCAGACCAGCTTTGAGAGGTGAATAGAGGATGTTTAAAAGAAACTCTCAATGTGTTTTACACATGCTCTCAGTACCTGGAGTGAGTTAAATCTCCTTATGCTGAAGCAGAGGTAGATACTCGATATTGGCATAAAGTCAAACGAAATTGCTTGGTACCTGACAATCTATttagttttgtatttaaaagccTCCCATTGGCTGTAACAACAAATTACAGTCAGTAGGGTATCTATCACCTAGGAGGGATGCATGTGTTATTATCCTTTTATTAGAGATCAGCTGCAGATATTTCAGGCTAAGTGACTTGCCCAGGTTCACACAATCTGTGGCAAAGCCAGAAACCAAACCAGGATACCAGGGCACCTCTAGTCCTTCAGCAATTAGGTCTCTCTGTCTTATCAACAGCACTGACCTCTTCACAATAAAACAGCAGTAAATGGAAGTCAGTCAACTCAGAGATGAGTCACTTGGTCAGTACATGAAATGAAGGCAAATAAATTCAGCTACTTGCTGTTAGGGGCAGGCCGTGAGCAAAGGAATCTATATtgcacaaataaaacaaataaagatcATTCCCCCATGTTTACCCTCTAGAAAAGGACCAACACTTCTCCCCAAAATAAGAGAAGGCTTTAAAGCTACCACCTTTGCTAAAGGGTGTCCTGCAGGGTGGGGATGCAGCAGATGGATACCTGCACTGAGCAGCATTACCCCAGACACCACGCAGATGCGCAGCTTGATGAGTGGCTCATAGGGAAGGAATTTCACACAGTCCAGTCCAAGGACAAGGAAGAGAAATCCAAATCCTGCCAGGATATCTGCTGTGATCATCATGGCTCGAGTCAGCACCAGCTTAACTGCAGGACAAAAGCAGATCATTTTATTGTTCACAACTGGAAATGTGGGTGAGTAATGAGATCAGATCTTGTGGGAACATTTTTTCTGGAACGAAGTTTTCTCCAGCTTCCCCTGGGAATAATACTtcactgagaaaagaaacatgGATCTAATATGTATGTGCACAAAATTTTCTGTCATGGAGCAGAACAGTTGTTCTTTTTATCTACATTCAGGTGTCCCCAACACTTGTAGAAATGTCATTGCCTCTTACATACCAGAGTGTTCTGCAAAGATGGAGTCGTACTCATCGCAAGTTTGGATCCCATCAAAAACGTTTGTGACACATTCCCACCACAGGCCACGGCATTTTGTACTCACCTGTGGgttgagaagagaaagaagaccCTAAGTAAATATATCAACCAAGACACCAGAGGGTCAGCTAATCCCATCAACAGTAACCCTGGTTCAGTTACATCAGTGCCAAAGTCAAGTGGCTtaccttgaagaaaaaaaaaaaaaagtgtcaggaTGGAAAAAAGGGACAAGGTTTTCAAATGAGAGTAAAAGAAATTCAGGctagacatcaggaaaaaaatcttcctgtcGGTAAGGATAAAAATTCTGAAGGAAATCTCTGGGAGGAGCCAGAGGATGGCTGACAGGAGAGATCTAAGAGCAGGTTTGATCACTCCTTGCCAAATGCTTGTCTAGGCTGAGCTGGGTAGGGCTCCAGACAAGACAACCTGAGACCTGGCTGTCCATGCTCCCCTTACCCCATCCTCCTGCCAGGGAGCAGTTCAGAGAAGAGTGAGCCTGATGGGGCAGGGGTTGCACCAGGACCCAGGCCACCTGCAATGAGAGGTGGCTGCAGCGTGGCAGAGGAGCACTGTGCTGCAGAGTGGAGGTGGGGATGTGAACCCCCTCCAGAGGTTCATGAACTCAGCCATGAACACTGCCTAGAACAGGAGATGCAGGCAGTGTTGATCCTAGCCCTAGGGCTCTCTGTGTGTTTCCAGCTATAGGACCACATGTGTCTGAGCCACACTCATCTCTGAGACATCCAGACTCAGGCAGAGGTTGCAGTAGCATCATAGCTAATTGTCTCCACTGTCATGAAGCCGTAGGTACCAttcccagcccagcctgccaTAAATAACTTTAATTTGGGAGTTATTTTCATTACCAATGCAAATATGGCAACAAGCACCTCTAAACCATTCCTGTAATTGCTCATACAAACAGCAGAGTTAATGTCAGTGCAGCTTTGGACTCCAGCCTGCTGCCAGTGACACCTGCTGCAGTTAATGGAAGGAGAAACTCTCGTGGGGAATGGGTTCCACACAGGTGACAGGGACTGGGCTTGCTTGGATGATGCaatcaatgtttttttcttccactgtgtAAATCACAAAGTAGATAATAACATATCTCAGCCACTTAGTAAAGTCTTATTCGGGATGTACTGAAGCCTGTAGCCAACcacaatattttttccacacTGCAGTGTCCAAGCCAAACTGTACACCTCTGTGATACAGCACTGAGGCTAAAGGGTGAGTAAAAATAACTCGCTACTtcaaactggcaaaaaaaaccccaaaactattTAGGTTTGAATAAAAGCAGttcatgtttaaataaaaacatgaaacaaaatagaaacattttgtttcatgaAGATGAAAACTACTGAAAACTTTCACAAGagatttaatgaaaaagatcaaacacacacaaaaggaaaacagttttggaaaaaaaaaaacaaacctgttttCATTGATTATGTGTTTTTCAAGTGAACAGTGTAATGTAAAAGCCATTGGCCATGTTTGTGTTATATGTAAGTTTTTACCATGGCCCTCGATCTAGATGCAGATCCTTTTCTGTCTTAACTCACCAGCATTCAGGCTGTGTGTAAAATTGgcatatatttattaaattatattttttccacttgtaTTTATAACATTTAATGTTTCTTCTAAACCTCTGAAGGCTTTTTCATGCTACTCTGTATTCAGTTAATACTGCAGGTTACTTCTTCATTTACTTTCATTactattgttttttaaatcttacaAGCTGCATTTGCATATAAAATGTTTATAGAAAGACTAAGAGGATTCCAGGCTTTGGAAGGCTCCAAGCAAAACAAAGGTCTTAAAAGTGCAACAATTGGGCTCCTGGTTTAGCTCATGGAATAATCCACTTCCCAgcctagaaaaaaaagataaatgttttGTACTTCTTGGAATGATACAGTTGTCACCTACTCCTGCTAGTGCTGCATGCTGTCAGAAGCGGGGCCTGGCCATGCCCAGCCAGGGACAAATGGCTCTGCCTGGTGCTGGAGGGATAGGAACAAGAGTCAGAGGGTCTGTGCTTGGCCTGGGCCCCTGCTGAGCTGTTCCGGTTACTCTTATCTTCTTCTTAATCTTCTTGACCACACCTCTGCTCACCTCTGCTTTGTGTACTCTTTGTCCTTTTGGTTGTTAATCTGCTCCCAAACTACCCTTGGGCGTCTGCCCTTTACCAGAGGCACAAACCCCCAGGCACATGGGAACTCAACTGCTGTGAACCGGAAAGGGGCCAGAGCAGGCTGGGATTGCTCCATCCCATAGCCGGTCCCATGCACCTTGTTGGTAATACCAATACCCCATCACCTTTCTCCCCCACAGCAAATCTtctccagcttccctgggcCCAGCCAAGGACACCCCGAGAAACCAAGCATCTCACAGCCAAACTCCTTCTCTCCCCTTGGATTATGAAACACGTTGCCACTGCCTGCTTTCCCTAACACAAGTATGCATGTAAAGAACAAGCTGCATAATGGCtctaatatatataattatatccTATCATAATGTATAATTAATAGTAAAATAATTCTAATGCAAAGAAATGACACAACAAGCACACACTTCCCATTCTGGGGAAAGCGCACAACAGAAACATGGGAGCGGTGTTAGTCACAGTGTTTCACCCCAGTGTAAAAAGGTGCCAACAGACAACAATTACAAGCCCAGCCTGAGAGTAAAACAGACAGTGCTTAACAGTAGTGCTAATATCTTTAAtccacctgcagcagggagggactGTGTACACAATACCATGTTTGTTGGGAAGCAGatgatggtttttttccagcactaactactgcaaaaaaaccctgccccAGCCTTGTCTTGATGCTCACACGGAGGGAGGGCACCAGGTGAAACCATTTTCTGTGTTGCCGTAATCCGGCTGTTTAtgaaagggaggagaggggctgagcGCTGGCCGGAGCCCCGCAGCCCCTCTGGAGGTGGCTTCTGCCATCAGTCCCTGGTCAC is a genomic window containing:
- the CLDN16 gene encoding claudin-16 — translated: MKLFLQYAGCFFAFFSTGFLIASTWTDCWMVNADDSLEVSTKCRGLWWECVTNVFDGIQTCDEYDSIFAEHSVKLVLTRAMMITADILAGFGFLFLVLGLDCVKFLPYEPLIKLRICVVSGVMLLSAGLPGITGSVWYAVDVYMERSSLVFHNVFLGIQYKFGWSCWLGMAGSLGCFLSGALLTCCMYLFRETSSGRLHSAYSLRKGYYSPGTIVTNVHLPSSQTATAKMYAVDTRV